A genomic segment from Luteibacter aegosomatis encodes:
- a CDS encoding fimbrial protein, whose product MNNERLRRWLACGLVMSAGIATKSMAAPGCTQVNLATYQIGQTTYVDVRSSDPEGKLLRDGEAKGEGKLLLRCNEGRVTFRGRWQNAQTTDLLPLTIGGEPAGVGLKLFLREGDGERRPFPHDFARTMTKGEEVRSDMDSVGYELYRTTGRVHFGKLDSKAVAQSSVDKAGGGLVVFRSMQVYDLILRREACAIVADDLNQRIELPPYNLSNFATADRATPWEAFRLRVDHCVDPVGLIARVTFGTRADADALHADWFSLVGPKNVAMELGTKDFNTIAPGVPVEMNALGTGDAYQFHVRLRETRPTVVGGEFSRLVRVQVDYL is encoded by the coding sequence ATGAATAACGAACGATTGCGCCGCTGGCTGGCGTGTGGACTGGTGATGTCGGCGGGTATCGCCACGAAGTCCATGGCGGCACCGGGCTGCACCCAGGTCAACCTGGCCACCTATCAGATCGGCCAGACCACCTACGTCGACGTTCGCAGCAGCGATCCGGAAGGGAAGTTGCTACGTGACGGGGAGGCTAAGGGGGAAGGCAAGCTCCTGTTGAGGTGCAACGAAGGAAGGGTAACGTTTCGAGGCCGCTGGCAAAATGCGCAAACGACCGATTTGCTTCCGTTGACCATCGGTGGCGAGCCGGCCGGTGTCGGACTCAAGCTGTTCCTTCGTGAAGGCGACGGCGAGCGCAGGCCCTTTCCGCACGACTTCGCCCGCACGATGACGAAAGGCGAAGAAGTCCGCAGCGACATGGATTCGGTCGGCTATGAGCTCTATCGCACGACCGGCCGGGTCCACTTCGGCAAGCTCGACAGCAAGGCCGTGGCGCAATCGAGCGTCGACAAGGCAGGTGGCGGCCTGGTCGTGTTCCGTTCCATGCAGGTTTACGACCTGATCCTTCGCCGCGAGGCATGCGCCATCGTCGCGGACGACCTCAACCAGAGGATCGAGCTGCCGCCCTATAACCTGAGCAACTTCGCCACGGCCGATCGCGCCACGCCGTGGGAGGCCTTCCGCCTTCGCGTGGACCACTGTGTCGATCCCGTGGGCCTGATCGCGCGCGTCACGTTCGGTACCCGGGCCGACGCCGATGCGCTTCACGCCGACTGGTTCTCGTTGGTGGGGCCGAAGAACGTCGCGATGGAACTGGGCACGAAAGACTTCAACACCATCGCTCCGGGCGTACCCGTGGAAATGAACGCGCTGGGCACGGGCGATGCCTATCAGTTCCACGTGCGTTTGCGTGAGACGAGGCCTACCGTCGTGGGAGGGGAATTCTCACGTCTGGTCAGGGTGCAGGTGGACTACCTCTGA
- a CDS encoding fimbrial protein produces MPTPLSRKFVVIVTLMCSTHACDVYAKLGCSSVGKVSYRIGTEYQYSGISIRGDGQPGQSVASGQGVRSGSTVVFQCLKGVVTFDHEWVPLFPGAVRPLTIGGSPSGLGLRASVKRGGSLHFSYPGQTQQSLESIWIPIPSITTPVDVASESVHYDIVRTSGPLRFGRIDGGLVARSFGTNSKGGGRLHYEDVEMESIAINRPPCGIVVGDLNQTVKMGDYRSDQFANADKATPWVPFHFRVAECPAPSGLIARFTFGVKGDGASSHAQWFSLPGGPGGVAMQLGTSDFQNIAPGVPVSLSALGDGQRYTFHGRLRQIGSPVRGGRFSRNLRLMVEYL; encoded by the coding sequence ATGCCAACCCCCTTATCACGGAAGTTCGTCGTCATCGTGACCCTGATGTGTTCCACGCACGCATGCGACGTGTACGCGAAGCTCGGTTGCAGTTCGGTCGGCAAGGTGAGTTATCGGATCGGTACGGAATACCAGTATTCGGGTATCTCGATTCGGGGCGATGGACAGCCCGGCCAATCGGTTGCGTCGGGGCAGGGCGTTCGCTCGGGATCCACGGTGGTGTTTCAGTGCTTGAAGGGCGTCGTCACGTTCGATCACGAATGGGTACCGCTTTTCCCCGGCGCCGTCCGTCCGCTCACCATCGGCGGGTCGCCGTCGGGCCTGGGGCTTCGGGCATCGGTGAAACGCGGTGGATCGTTGCATTTTTCGTATCCGGGACAGACCCAGCAAAGCCTCGAAAGCATCTGGATTCCCATTCCCAGCATCACCACGCCGGTGGATGTCGCCAGCGAGTCGGTGCACTACGACATCGTGCGTACCTCGGGCCCGCTCCGATTCGGTCGCATCGATGGCGGCCTCGTCGCGCGCTCGTTCGGCACGAATTCGAAAGGTGGCGGCCGCCTTCACTACGAAGACGTCGAGATGGAGAGCATCGCCATCAACCGCCCGCCCTGCGGCATCGTGGTCGGAGACCTCAACCAGACGGTGAAGATGGGCGATTACCGGTCGGATCAATTCGCGAACGCCGACAAGGCGACACCCTGGGTGCCGTTTCATTTCCGGGTGGCGGAGTGCCCCGCCCCGTCGGGGCTGATTGCGCGTTTCACCTTCGGTGTGAAGGGTGATGGCGCCTCGTCCCATGCGCAATGGTTTTCGCTGCCCGGTGGTCCTGGGGGCGTGGCGATGCAACTGGGCACATCCGATTTCCAGAACATCGCACCCGGCGTACCCGTGTCGCTTTCCGCGTTGGGCGATGGTCAGCGATATACCTTCCACGGCCGCCTCCGGCAGATCGGGTCCCCCGTTCGGGGTGGCCGATTTTCCCGAAATCTACGTCTAATGGTGGAATACCTATGA
- a CDS encoding DUF2058 domain-containing protein — MRNPLQEQLLKAGLVKKDKVAKVVRDQAKQRQGKAPAVPVEDKIDAQRLQAERAERDRALAAGRNAEARAKEIRAQVRQIVETARIKRNGDIAYRFTDGDRISSVLVDDGQRAQLAAGTLAIVRHGEGFELVPRAAADKIHLRAPGLIALDHGRTVGDPPAASDDDDEYYKQFVVPDDLTW; from the coding sequence ATGCGTAATCCCCTGCAGGAACAACTCCTCAAGGCCGGGCTGGTCAAGAAAGACAAGGTGGCCAAGGTCGTGCGTGACCAGGCGAAGCAGCGCCAGGGCAAGGCGCCGGCGGTTCCGGTCGAGGACAAGATCGATGCGCAACGCCTGCAGGCGGAACGTGCCGAGCGCGATCGGGCCCTGGCCGCCGGGCGGAATGCCGAAGCCCGGGCGAAGGAGATCCGCGCCCAGGTGCGTCAGATCGTCGAGACCGCCCGGATCAAGCGCAACGGCGACATCGCCTACCGGTTCACGGATGGTGACCGTATCTCCAGCGTGCTGGTCGACGACGGCCAGCGCGCCCAGCTCGCCGCAGGCACGCTGGCCATCGTCCGCCATGGCGAGGGGTTCGAGCTGGTGCCGCGTGCGGCCGCCGACAAGATCCACTTGCGGGCGCCCGGACTGATCGCACTCGATCACGGCCGCACCGTAGGCGATCCGCCGGCCGCGAGCGACGATGACGATGAGTACTACAAGCAGTTCGTGGTACCCGACGATCTCACCTGGTGA
- a CDS encoding NAD-dependent epimerase/dehydratase family protein, whose protein sequence is MTILVTGSAGHLGEAIVRRLRAGGREARGLDVKSSPFTDLVGSIDDEAFVHDAMSGAKAVIHCATLHKPHVATHGRRRFVDTNVAGTLALLEAAVAHGVRSFVFTSTTSAFGAALSPEPGEPAAWIDETVRPVPKNIYGATKIAAEGLCELVARTDRLPIVVLRTSRFFPEDDDNAGVRAAYGTLNMQANELLYRRADIADMVDAHLLAIERAPTLRFGRYIVSAPPPFTRDDVAALRVDAAAVVRRYFPDVDALYAARGWKLLPSLDRVYDCARAVRDLGWVPKRDFAFVLDCLREGREFRSEEALAVGKKGYHDELFVDGPYPVTG, encoded by the coding sequence GTGACGATCCTCGTTACCGGCAGCGCGGGACACCTCGGCGAAGCCATCGTGCGTCGCCTGCGTGCCGGGGGCCGCGAAGCGCGGGGGCTGGACGTCAAGTCTTCGCCGTTCACCGACCTGGTGGGCTCCATCGACGACGAGGCATTCGTCCACGATGCGATGTCCGGCGCCAAGGCGGTGATCCACTGCGCCACGTTGCACAAGCCTCACGTCGCCACGCACGGCAGGCGCCGGTTCGTCGACACCAACGTGGCCGGTACGCTGGCATTGCTCGAGGCGGCGGTCGCGCATGGCGTGCGTTCGTTCGTGTTCACCAGCACCACCAGCGCGTTCGGTGCGGCGCTGTCTCCCGAGCCCGGTGAACCGGCCGCGTGGATCGACGAAACCGTGCGGCCCGTGCCGAAGAACATCTACGGCGCCACGAAGATCGCCGCGGAGGGCCTGTGTGAACTGGTGGCGCGCACGGATCGCCTGCCGATCGTCGTGTTGCGCACTTCGCGATTCTTTCCCGAAGACGACGACAACGCCGGCGTGCGTGCGGCCTACGGCACGCTCAACATGCAGGCCAACGAGTTGCTCTACCGCCGTGCGGACATCGCCGACATGGTGGATGCGCACCTGCTCGCGATCGAGCGCGCGCCGACGTTGCGCTTCGGCAGGTACATCGTCTCGGCGCCCCCGCCGTTCACGCGCGATGACGTCGCCGCGCTTCGTGTCGATGCCGCGGCCGTCGTGCGTCGGTATTTTCCCGATGTCGATGCGCTCTATGCCGCACGTGGGTGGAAGCTCCTGCCGTCGCTCGACCGCGTGTACGACTGTGCTCGCGCGGTACGCGACCTGGGCTGGGTGCCGAAGCGCGATTTCGCCTTCGTGCTGGATTGCCTGCGCGAGGGAAGGGAGTTCCGCAGCGAGGAGGCCCTGGCCGTCGGCAAGAAGGGCTACCACGACGAGCTATTCGTCGACGGACCGTACCCCGTCACCGGTTGA
- a CDS encoding Ada metal-binding domain-containing protein, with amino-acid sequence MLFDLPDHDTLYRALLDRDPTYDGHIYAGMTGSGTFCRLTCPAPKPTLENVRFHDSVAACFETGLRPCLRCRPLDPFRQREPLVSALLRRLEDEPSRAWSEADLKALGYDPSTVSRTFKRQLGLGFLDMARLRRTAGRRFGSTGDGVRSVDE; translated from the coding sequence ATGCTTTTCGATCTGCCCGACCACGACACGCTCTACCGTGCCCTGCTCGACCGCGACCCGACCTACGACGGGCATATCTATGCCGGCATGACCGGCAGCGGCACGTTTTGCCGCCTCACCTGCCCCGCACCGAAGCCCACCCTGGAAAACGTGCGGTTCCACGATTCGGTGGCCGCCTGTTTCGAAACCGGCTTGAGGCCCTGCCTGCGCTGCCGGCCGCTCGATCCCTTCAGGCAACGGGAACCGCTGGTGTCCGCACTGCTTCGCCGGCTCGAGGACGAGCCCTCGAGGGCGTGGTCGGAAGCCGACCTCAAGGCCCTCGGATACGACCCCTCGACGGTAAGCCGTACTTTCAAGCGCCAGCTGGGACTCGGCTTCCTGGATATGGCCCGACTGAGGCGCACGGCGGGTCGGCGATTCGGGTCAACCGGTGACGGGGTACGGTCCGTCGACGAATAG
- a CDS encoding MFS transporter, with translation MSSLSHAHHVDPGVQAQRDLAHHHGGAAHAAVAPGEIAVGVVIGRASEYFDFFTYGIASVLVFPSVFFPFLSQLDGILLAFAIFSLAFIARPIGTTLFMAIQRHWSRSTKLTASLFLLGTSTVCIAFLPTNTSGGYGVIVVLAVLRFIQGIALGGSWDGLPSLLALNAPKGRRGWYSMLGQLGAPMGFLIAGALFLFLNTQLSREDFLGWGWRYPFFVAFAINVVALFARLRLVVTEEYTQLLEERELEPIGTIEMFQAQGYNLFIGAFAALASYALFHIVTVFPLSWIALSRSQDINNVLIVQLVGACVAILATVASGVIADKIGRRNTLGTMAVLIGLFAIASPFLLDGGKVAQDLFLVIGFALLGLSYGQAAGTVTANFARRYRYTGAALTTDFAWLFGAAFAPLVALGLSERFGLVAVSGYLLSGVVCTLLALRINKALETERPKPAA, from the coding sequence ATGTCAAGCCTTTCACATGCCCATCACGTGGATCCCGGCGTCCAGGCCCAGAGGGACCTGGCGCACCACCATGGCGGCGCCGCCCATGCGGCGGTCGCTCCCGGCGAGATCGCCGTGGGCGTGGTCATCGGCCGCGCCTCGGAGTATTTCGACTTCTTCACCTACGGCATCGCCTCGGTGCTGGTGTTCCCGTCGGTGTTCTTTCCGTTCCTGAGCCAGCTGGACGGCATCCTGCTGGCTTTCGCCATCTTCTCGCTGGCCTTCATCGCCCGGCCCATCGGCACCACGCTGTTCATGGCGATCCAGCGCCACTGGAGCCGCAGCACCAAGCTCACCGCCTCGCTGTTCCTGCTGGGCACCTCGACGGTATGCATCGCCTTCCTGCCGACCAACACGTCCGGCGGGTACGGGGTCATCGTCGTGCTGGCGGTGCTGCGCTTCATCCAGGGCATCGCCCTGGGCGGCTCTTGGGACGGCCTGCCGTCCCTGCTGGCGCTGAACGCCCCCAAGGGCCGCCGCGGCTGGTACTCGATGCTGGGCCAGCTCGGCGCGCCGATGGGTTTCCTGATCGCCGGCGCCCTGTTCCTCTTCCTGAACACCCAGCTGTCCCGCGAGGATTTCCTCGGCTGGGGCTGGCGCTACCCGTTCTTCGTGGCCTTCGCCATCAATGTGGTGGCCCTCTTCGCCCGCCTGCGCCTGGTGGTGACCGAGGAATACACCCAGCTGCTGGAAGAGCGCGAGCTGGAGCCCATCGGTACCATCGAGATGTTCCAGGCCCAGGGCTACAACCTGTTCATCGGCGCCTTCGCCGCCCTGGCCAGCTACGCGTTGTTCCATATCGTGACGGTCTTCCCGCTCTCCTGGATCGCCCTGTCGCGCTCGCAGGACATCAATAACGTGTTGATCGTGCAGCTGGTGGGCGCGTGCGTGGCCATCCTGGCCACGGTGGCCTCGGGTGTCATCGCGGACAAGATCGGTCGCCGCAACACCCTGGGCACCATGGCCGTGCTGATCGGCCTGTTCGCCATCGCCTCGCCGTTCCTGCTCGACGGCGGCAAGGTCGCGCAGGATCTCTTCCTGGTGATCGGTTTCGCCCTGCTCGGCCTGTCCTACGGCCAGGCGGCCGGCACGGTCACGGCCAATTTCGCCCGACGTTACCGCTACACCGGCGCCGCCCTCACCACCGACTTCGCCTGGCTGTTCGGCGCGGCCTTCGCCCCGCTGGTGGCCCTGGGCCTGTCGGAGCGGTTCGGTCTCGTCGCGGTAAGCGGTTACCTGCTGTCGGGCGTGGTCTGCACCCTGCTGGCCCTGCGCATCAACAAGGCCCTGGAGACGGAGCGGCCCAAGCCGGCGGCCTGA
- the cyoA gene encoding ubiquinol oxidase subunit II: MRMSMKLLRGLLIPALALLLSGCDAVLLSPSGDIARQQRDLIAISVVLMLIIIIPVIALTLLFAWKYRESNKAAHGEYDPDWNHSTVLELIVWSAPLMIIIALGAITWTSTHKLDPYRPIDQLDASRSVAAGTKPLVVEVVALDWKWLFLYPEQGIATVNEMAAPVDRPIEFHITASNVMNAFFVPSLAGMIYAMPGMETQLHAVMNKTGDFAGLSANYSGAGFSDMTFRFHSLSDADFDGWVAKARASGAELSRDDYLKLEQPSEREPVRYYASVSKGLYNAILNRCVESNRMCQSDMMALDKQGGQGIVGAYNLASSAGLRSRLGLTEAEKRYVGALCLTRDADVAAAPAGRSP; the protein is encoded by the coding sequence ATGCGAATGTCCATGAAGCTGTTGCGCGGATTGCTGATCCCCGCCCTGGCCCTGCTTTTGTCGGGTTGCGATGCCGTGCTGCTCTCGCCGTCCGGCGACATCGCCCGCCAGCAGCGCGACCTTATCGCCATCTCCGTGGTGCTGATGTTGATCATCATCATCCCGGTCATCGCGCTGACCCTGCTCTTCGCCTGGAAGTACCGGGAGTCGAACAAGGCCGCCCACGGGGAATACGACCCGGACTGGAACCACTCCACCGTGCTGGAGCTGATCGTCTGGTCGGCCCCGCTGATGATCATCATCGCCCTGGGCGCGATCACCTGGACCAGCACCCACAAGCTCGACCCCTACCGTCCCATCGACCAGCTCGACGCGTCGCGGTCCGTCGCCGCCGGCACCAAGCCCCTGGTGGTGGAGGTGGTGGCCCTCGACTGGAAGTGGCTGTTCCTCTACCCGGAACAGGGCATCGCCACGGTCAACGAGATGGCCGCCCCGGTCGACCGTCCCATCGAATTCCACATCACGGCCTCCAACGTGATGAACGCCTTCTTCGTGCCCTCGCTGGCCGGCATGATCTACGCGATGCCGGGCATGGAAACGCAACTGCATGCCGTGATGAACAAAACCGGTGATTTCGCCGGCCTGTCGGCCAACTACAGCGGCGCCGGCTTCTCCGACATGACCTTCCGCTTCCACAGCCTGTCCGACGCCGATTTCGACGGCTGGGTGGCCAAGGCCCGCGCCAGCGGCGCCGAGCTGAGCCGAGACGATTACCTCAAGCTCGAGCAGCCCAGCGAGCGCGAGCCGGTGCGCTATTACGCCAGCGTCAGCAAGGGTCTGTACAACGCCATCCTCAACCGCTGCGTCGAGTCCAACCGCATGTGCCAGAGCGACATGATGGCGCTCGACAAGCAGGGTGGCCAAGGCATCGTCGGCGCCTACAACCTCGCTTCCAGCGCCGGCCTCCGGTCGCGCCTGGGCCTCACCGAGGCCGAGAAGCGCTATGTCGGCGCGCTCTGCCTGACCCGCGACGCCGACGTGGCGGCCGCTCCTGCCGGGCGCTCGCCCTGA
- the cyoB gene encoding cytochrome o ubiquinol oxidase subunit I, producing the protein MFGRLSLEAIPYHEPILIGTFAMVAIGGIAVLGLITKAKLWGYLWKEWFTSIDHKKIGIMYMVLGIVMLLRGFADALMMRAQQAIAFNGNPGFLPPHHYDQIFTAHGVIMIFFVAMPLVTGLMNYVVPLQIGARDVAFPFLNNFSFWMTVSGAMLVMASLFVGEFARTGWLAYPPLSGLVQSPDVGVDYYIWSLQVAGVGTTLSGINLIATIVKMRAPGMTMMRMPVFTWTSLCTNVLIVAAFPVLTAVLVLLSLDRYAGTNFFTNDFGGNPMMYVNLIWIWGHPEVYILILPLFGAFSEIVPTYSRKRLFGYASMVYATVVITVLSYLVWLHHFFTMGSGASVNSFFGITTMIISIPTGAKIFNWLFTMYRGRIKFEVPMLWTIGFMITFVIGGMTGVMLAVPPADFLLHNSLFLIAHFHNVIIGGVVFGVFAAINYWFPKAFGYKLDPFWGKCSFWFWFIGFYVAFMPLYVLGFMGVTRRMNHFEDPSLQIWFQIAAVGAVLIALGIGSFLMQLFVSWKRREQLRDVSGDPWGGRTLEWSTSSPPPVYNFAFTPVVHDLDAWAQMKDHHAERRTEGYLPIHMPKNTGAGIIIAGFAFVLGFAMIWHMFLVAGLAFLGLLVTAIGHTFNYKRDYYIPADVVERTETARTEELAAHV; encoded by the coding sequence ATCTTCGGCCGCCTCTCCCTGGAGGCGATCCCCTACCACGAGCCGATCCTCATCGGCACCTTCGCCATGGTCGCCATCGGCGGCATCGCCGTCCTGGGCCTCATCACCAAGGCGAAGCTGTGGGGCTACCTCTGGAAGGAGTGGTTCACCAGCATCGATCACAAGAAGATCGGCATCATGTACATGGTGCTGGGCATCGTGATGCTGCTGCGCGGCTTCGCCGACGCGCTGATGATGCGCGCCCAGCAGGCCATCGCCTTCAACGGCAACCCCGGCTTCCTGCCGCCGCACCACTACGACCAGATCTTCACCGCCCACGGCGTGATCATGATCTTCTTCGTGGCGATGCCGCTGGTTACGGGCCTGATGAACTACGTGGTGCCGCTGCAGATCGGCGCGCGCGACGTGGCCTTCCCGTTCCTCAACAACTTCAGCTTCTGGATGACGGTGTCCGGCGCCATGCTGGTGATGGCGTCGCTGTTCGTCGGTGAATTCGCGCGTACCGGCTGGCTGGCCTACCCGCCGCTGTCCGGCCTGGTGCAAAGTCCCGACGTGGGCGTCGACTACTACATATGGTCGCTGCAGGTGGCCGGCGTGGGCACCACGTTGTCGGGCATCAACCTGATCGCCACCATCGTCAAGATGCGCGCGCCGGGCATGACCATGATGCGGATGCCCGTGTTCACCTGGACCTCGCTCTGCACCAACGTGCTGATCGTCGCCGCCTTCCCGGTGCTCACCGCCGTGCTGGTGCTGCTCTCGCTCGACCGCTACGCGGGCACCAACTTCTTCACGAACGACTTCGGCGGCAACCCGATGATGTACGTGAACCTGATCTGGATCTGGGGCCACCCCGAGGTCTACATCCTGATCCTGCCGCTGTTCGGCGCGTTCTCCGAGATCGTGCCCACCTACAGCCGCAAGCGCCTGTTCGGTTACGCTTCGATGGTGTACGCCACCGTGGTGATCACCGTGCTGTCGTACCTGGTGTGGCTGCACCACTTCTTCACCATGGGTTCGGGCGCGAGCGTCAACTCGTTCTTCGGCATCACCACGATGATCATCTCGATCCCGACGGGCGCGAAGATCTTCAACTGGCTGTTCACGATGTACCGTGGCCGCATCAAGTTCGAAGTGCCGATGCTGTGGACGATCGGTTTCATGATCACCTTCGTCATCGGCGGCATGACCGGCGTGATGCTCGCGGTGCCCCCGGCCGACTTCCTGCTGCACAACAGCCTGTTCCTGATCGCGCACTTCCACAACGTGATCATCGGCGGCGTGGTGTTCGGCGTGTTCGCCGCCATCAACTACTGGTTCCCCAAGGCCTTCGGTTACAAGCTCGATCCGTTCTGGGGCAAGTGCTCGTTCTGGTTCTGGTTCATCGGCTTCTACGTGGCCTTCATGCCGCTGTACGTGCTGGGCTTCATGGGCGTCACCCGCCGCATGAACCACTTCGAGGATCCCTCGCTGCAGATCTGGTTCCAGATCGCCGCGGTCGGCGCCGTCCTCATCGCCCTGGGCATCGGCTCGTTCCTGATGCAGCTGTTCGTCAGCTGGAAGCGTCGCGAGCAGCTGCGCGACGTCAGCGGCGATCCCTGGGGCGGCCGTACGCTGGAGTGGTCCACCTCCTCGCCGCCGCCGGTCTACAACTTCGCCTTCACCCCGGTGGTGCACGACCTCGACGCGTGGGCGCAGATGAAGGATCACCACGCCGAGCGTCGCACCGAGGGCTACCTGCCGATCCACATGCCGAAGAACACGGGTGCGGGCATCATCATCGCGGGCTTCGCCTTCGTGCTGGGCTTCGCCATGATCTGGCACATGTTCCTCGTGGCGGGTCTCGCCTTTCTGGGCCTGCTGGTGACGGCCATCGGCCATACGTTCAACTACAAGCGTGACTACTACATCCCCGCGGACGTGGTCGAACGCACCGAGACCGCCCGTACGGAAGAGCTCGCCGCCCATGTCTGA
- the cyoC gene encoding cytochrome o ubiquinol oxidase subunit III — MSDMHATSSAGTADSKLQFWMKEDHHPANGTLLGFWIYLMSDCLIFACLFATYGVLGRSYAGGPSGADLFELPLVAVNTSMLLLSSITYGFAVLEMQKNRKGTMMAWLIVTGLFGAAFLGIELYEFAHLIHEGAGPQRSAFLSSFFTLVGTHGLHVTFGIIWLITLLFQVGKLGLTPANKRRIMCLSMFWHFLDVVWIGVFTFVYLMGVLQ; from the coding sequence ATGTCTGATATGCATGCCACGTCTTCCGCGGGCACCGCGGACTCCAAGCTCCAGTTCTGGATGAAGGAAGACCATCACCCGGCCAACGGCACGTTGCTCGGGTTCTGGATCTACCTGATGAGCGACTGCCTCATCTTCGCTTGCCTGTTCGCCACCTACGGCGTGCTCGGTCGCAGCTACGCGGGTGGTCCCTCGGGTGCCGATCTCTTCGAGCTGCCGCTGGTCGCCGTCAACACCAGCATGCTGCTGCTGTCTTCCATCACCTACGGCTTCGCCGTGCTGGAGATGCAGAAGAACCGCAAGGGCACGATGATGGCCTGGCTCATCGTCACCGGCCTGTTCGGCGCGGCGTTCCTCGGCATCGAGCTCTACGAGTTCGCCCACCTCATCCACGAGGGCGCGGGTCCGCAGCGCAGCGCGTTCCTGTCGTCGTTCTTCACGCTGGTGGGCACCCACGGCCTGCACGTCACCTTCGGCATCATCTGGCTCATCACGCTGCTGTTCCAGGTGGGCAAGCTGGGCCTCACGCCGGCGAACAAGCGCCGCATCATGTGCCTGTCGATGTTCTGGCACTTCCTCGACGTCGTGTGGATCGGCGTCTTCACCTTCGTTTACCTGATGGGAGTGCTGCAGTGA
- the cyoD gene encoding cytochrome o ubiquinol oxidase subunit IV, protein MSTHVDSHDHHDDHGHHEDDAPHSTLKGYMTGFFLAVVLTAIPFWLVMGKVIPDAQTLAVVLLIFGAIQIVVHMIYFLHMDTKAQGGWNMLALIFTLVLVVITLSGSIWVMYHMNANMMPGMTHDMTQQVKNLP, encoded by the coding sequence GTGAGCACGCACGTCGATTCGCACGATCACCACGACGATCACGGTCATCACGAGGACGACGCGCCGCACAGCACCCTCAAGGGGTATATGACGGGCTTCTTCCTGGCGGTGGTGCTCACGGCCATTCCGTTCTGGCTGGTGATGGGCAAGGTCATCCCCGACGCGCAGACGCTGGCGGTGGTGTTGCTCATCTTCGGCGCCATCCAGATCGTCGTGCACATGATCTACTTCCTGCACATGGACACCAAGGCGCAGGGTGGCTGGAACATGCTGGCGCTGATCTTCACGCTGGTGCTGGTGGTGATCACGCTGTCCGGTTCCATCTGGGTGATGTACCACATGAACGCCAACATGATGCCGGGCATGACGCACGACATGACCCAGCAGGTGAAGAACCTGCCTTGA
- a CDS encoding SURF1 family protein translates to MSVPASNDTKTPRRSRGVFVLGLLALFGAVLFAGFVALGTWQVHRRAWKHELVARVDARVHAEPVDAPDRSQWPRVDAANDEYRRVKLSGTFLEDKSVRVRASTELGLGSWLLTPMRRANGEVVIVNRGFVSPTWCAGKADCLLGPSGETTVTGLLRISEPKGAFLQDNQPAADRWFSRDVAAIAKAKGLGDTAPYFIDADAASSPAGGDGGDGPVGGLTVIAFPDNHLQYAITWYALAGLTLVGAWIVWRDERRKRR, encoded by the coding sequence TTGAGCGTACCGGCCTCCAACGACACGAAGACGCCGCGCCGATCGCGCGGCGTCTTCGTTCTGGGCCTGCTGGCGCTGTTCGGCGCGGTGCTGTTCGCGGGTTTCGTCGCCCTGGGCACATGGCAGGTGCATCGTCGCGCGTGGAAGCACGAGCTCGTCGCGCGTGTCGATGCGCGCGTGCACGCCGAACCGGTGGATGCTCCCGACCGCAGCCAGTGGCCGCGCGTCGATGCGGCCAACGACGAGTACCGCCGCGTGAAGCTCAGCGGCACCTTCCTCGAGGACAAGAGCGTCCGCGTGCGCGCCAGTACCGAGCTTGGCCTGGGCTCGTGGCTGCTCACGCCCATGCGCCGCGCGAACGGCGAGGTGGTGATCGTCAACCGCGGCTTCGTTTCGCCCACGTGGTGCGCGGGCAAGGCCGATTGCCTGTTGGGCCCGTCCGGCGAAACCACGGTGACGGGGCTGTTGCGCATCAGCGAACCCAAGGGCGCCTTCCTGCAGGACAACCAGCCGGCGGCCGATCGTTGGTTCTCGCGCGACGTCGCCGCCATCGCGAAAGCCAAGGGCCTGGGGGACACCGCCCCTTATTTCATCGACGCCGACGCGGCCTCCTCACCGGCCGGGGGCGACGGCGGCGACGGCCCGGTGGGCGGCCTCACGGTGATCGCCTTTCCCGACAACCATCTTCAATACGCCATCACGTGGTATGCCCTGGCCGGGTTGACCCTGGTGGGCGCGTGGATCGTGTGGCGCGACGAGCGGCGCAAGCGCCGGTAA